The proteins below come from a single Benincasa hispida cultivar B227 chromosome 4, ASM972705v1, whole genome shotgun sequence genomic window:
- the LOC120075147 gene encoding extensin-1-like → MGKMGSSAVLFAAFVALLSLNLPSTTNANYIYASPPPPPKKVYYPPPVYHSPPPPKKPYYPPPVYHSPPPPKKVYYPPPVYHSPPPPKKVYYPPPVYHSPPPPKKVYYPPPVYHSPPPPKKVYYPPPVYHSPPPPKKVYYPPPVYHSPPPPKKVYYPPPVYSPPPPKKVYYPPPVYSPPPPKKVYYPPPPVYSPPPPKKVYYPPPVYSPPPPKKVYYPPPVYSPPPPKKVYNPPPVYHSPPPPVYHSPPPPVYYYSSPPPPPHY, encoded by the coding sequence ATGGGAAAAATGGGATCTTCAGCGGTTCTTTTTGCTGCCTTTGTTGCTCTTCTTTCCCTAAACTTGCCATCAACCACCAATGCTAATTATATCTATGCTTCTCCTCCCCCTCCGCCTAAGAAGGTATACTATCCGCCTCCAGTATACCACTCTCCTCCACCGCCAAAGAAACCGTACTATCCACCTCCCGTCTACCACTCTCCACCACCACCTAAGAAGGTGTACTATCCACCTCCCGTCTACCACTCTCCGCCACCACCTAAGAAGGTATACTACCCACCTCCCGTCTACCACTCTCCGCCACCACCAAAGAAGGTGTACTATCCACCTCCCGTCTACCATTCACCACCACCACCGAAGAAGGTGTACTATCCACCTCCCGTCTACCATTCTCCTCCACCACCGAAGAAGGTGTACTACCCTCCTCCCGTCTACCATTCTCCTCCACCACCCAAGAAGGTGTACTACCCACCACCAGTCTACTCTCCACCACCACCCAAGAAGGTGTACTACCCACCACCAGTCTACTCTCCACCACCACCCAAGAAGGTGTACTACCCACCACCACCCGTCTATTCTCCGCCTCCACCGAAGAAGGTATATTACCCACCACCCGTCTACTCTCCGCCTCCACCGAAGAAGGTATATTACCCACCACCCGTCTACTCTCCACCACCACCAAAGAAGGTATACAACCCACCTCCAGTATACCACTCTCCACCACCACCGGTGTACCACTCCCCACCACCTCCCGTCTATTACTACTCATCACCACCACCACCTCCACACTACTAG